In Sceloporus undulatus isolate JIND9_A2432 ecotype Alabama chromosome 7, SceUnd_v1.1, whole genome shotgun sequence, one DNA window encodes the following:
- the YIPF6 gene encoding protein YIPF6, which yields MAAAVSEEAAMAASGAAGEGASKPLFAGLADVSISEDIPVEGEITVPVGSASSSPDEDGSTLDEPVKETIMRDLKAVGKKFVHVMYPKKSSTLLRDWDLWGPLVLCVLLALMLQGGAADSTEDRGPQFAEVFVIIWFGAVVITLNSKLLGGTISFFQSLCVLGYCILPLTVALFVCRLVLIASAGTAGFIVRLLVVTAMFGWSTLASTAFLADSQPPNRKALVVYPIFLFYFVISWMILTFTP from the exons TTTGCAGGCCTTGCGGATGTGTCGATATCAGAAGACATCCCCGTGGAAGGAGAGATCACCGTCCCCGTGGggtctgcctcttcttctcccgACGAAGACGGCTCCACGCTGGATGAACCAGTCAAGGAGACCATT ATGCGAGATCTGAAAGCTGTCGGGAAGAAGTTTGTCCATGTTATGTATCCAAAGAAGAGCAGCACCCTCCTGAGAGACT GGGACTTGTGGGGCCCACTGGTCCTGTGTGTTTTACTTGCACT AATGCTTCAGGGAGGGGCAGCGGACAGCACCGAAGACAGAGGGCCGCAGTTTGCAGAAGTGTTTGTTATCATCTGGTTCGGAGCGGTCGTCATTACGCTAAACTCCAAGCTGCTTGGAGGAACCAT ctCTTTCTTTCAGAGCCTCTGTGTCCTGGGCTACTGCATCCTGCCATTGACGGTGGCTCTCTTCGTCTGCAGGCTGGTGCTGATAGCGAGTGCTGGGACCGCCGGCTTCATTGTGCGCCTCCTAGTAGTGACAGCCATGTTCGGCTGGTCAACGCTGG caTCCACAGCCTTCCTGGCGGACAGCCAGCCCCCCAACCGCAAGGCCCTGGTGGTCTAccccattttccttttctattttgttaTCAGCTGGATGATCCTCACCTTCACTCCATAG